A section of the Thermodesulfobacteriota bacterium genome encodes:
- a CDS encoding molybdenum cofactor guanylyltransferase: MSPQAPLAAILAGGRSRRMGADKVSLPLAGVPLLERVWSRVAQAAERVVVVGGPPRLDGKGVPTLPDRYPGADSMGGVATALAHAAGAVEADGPVLCVACDLPFVEPALLRYLVSLCPGWEAVVPRVAAGYEPLCALYRPSALPVFEREIARGNLRLRDAFGQLRTREVGEEELRRFDPELCSFLNVNRPEDFERARRLAAGESG, from the coding sequence TTGAGCCCCCAAGCCCCCCTGGCCGCCATCCTGGCCGGAGGCCGCAGCCGCCGGATGGGGGCCGACAAGGTCTCCCTGCCCCTGGCCGGGGTCCCTCTCCTGGAGCGGGTCTGGTCCCGGGTCGCCCAGGCCGCCGAGCGCGTGGTGGTGGTGGGGGGTCCTCCCCGCCTCGACGGGAAGGGCGTGCCCACCCTGCCGGACCGCTACCCCGGCGCCGACTCCATGGGGGGAGTGGCCACCGCACTGGCCCACGCGGCCGGCGCGGTGGAAGCGGACGGCCCCGTGCTCTGCGTGGCCTGCGACCTGCCCTTCGTCGAGCCGGCGCTCCTGCGCTACCTGGTCAGCCTCTGCCCCGGCTGGGAAGCCGTGGTGCCGCGGGTCGCTGCGGGCTACGAGCCCCTGTGCGCCCTCTACCGCCCGTCGGCCCTGCCCGTCTTCGAGCGGGAGATCGCCCGGGGAAACCTGCGGCTGCGCGACGCCTTCGGGCAACTGCGGACGCGGGAGGTGGGGGAGGAGGAGCTGCGGCGGTTCGACCCGGAGCTTTGCTCCTTCCTCAACGTGAACCGGCCAGAGGACTTCGAGAGGGCCCGGCGGCTGGCGGCCGGGGAGTCGGGGTAG
- a CDS encoding branched-chain amino acid aminotransferase, protein MERAGLDFAHLPFAYHKTDANVRYRCRDGGWDPGELTSDESLTLHMAATCLHYGQEIFEGLKVFERPDGKLQTFRLEENARRFQRSARKLLMEPVPEELFREAVHRVVLANRRFVPPYGSGASLYVRPLLLGASAEVGVKPAREYLFLVFVTPVGPYYKAGFTPVRLIVEEEIDRAAPGGVGDVKCGGNYAAGMRATMGAKGKGYSEVLYLDCREKKYLDESGSSNFFAILGKTYATPASPSILPSITNLSVRQLARDLGLAVEERPISVEELGRFDEAGCLGTAAVITPVEAITYRGQDFVYAKAGKAGPVTTELYRRLTAIQLGEAPDPYGWTEIIPE, encoded by the coding sequence ATGGAGCGTGCCGGCCTCGACTTTGCCCACCTGCCCTTTGCGTATCACAAGACCGACGCGAACGTGCGCTACCGGTGCCGCGACGGCGGGTGGGACCCCGGGGAGCTCACCTCCGACGAGAGCCTTACCCTCCACATGGCCGCCACCTGTCTGCACTACGGCCAGGAGATCTTCGAGGGGCTCAAGGTCTTCGAACGGCCCGACGGCAAGCTCCAGACCTTCCGGCTCGAGGAGAACGCCCGCCGCTTCCAGCGCTCGGCCCGAAAGCTCCTGATGGAGCCCGTGCCCGAGGAGCTCTTCCGGGAGGCGGTGCACCGGGTCGTCCTGGCCAATCGCCGGTTCGTGCCCCCCTACGGGAGCGGAGCGAGCCTCTACGTGCGCCCCCTGCTCCTGGGGGCGAGCGCGGAGGTGGGCGTGAAGCCTGCCCGGGAGTATCTCTTCCTGGTCTTCGTGACCCCCGTCGGGCCCTACTACAAGGCGGGCTTCACCCCAGTGCGCCTCATCGTGGAGGAGGAGATCGACCGGGCCGCCCCCGGGGGCGTGGGAGACGTGAAGTGCGGCGGAAACTACGCGGCGGGCATGCGCGCGACCATGGGCGCCAAGGGCAAGGGGTACTCCGAGGTCCTCTACCTCGACTGCCGCGAGAAGAAGTACCTCGACGAGTCGGGCTCGTCGAACTTCTTCGCCATCCTGGGCAAGACCTACGCCACCCCCGCCAGCCCCTCCATCCTGCCGAGCATCACCAACCTGAGCGTGCGCCAGCTGGCGCGGGACCTGGGTCTCGCCGTGGAGGAACGGCCCATCTCCGTCGAGGAGCTGGGTCGCTTCGACGAGGCCGGGTGCCTGGGCACGGCCGCGGTCATCACCCCGGTCGAGGCCATCACCTACCGGGGCCAGGACTTCGTCTATGCCAAGGCTGGGAAGGCGGGGCCCGTGACTACCGAGCTCTACCGTCGCCTCACGGCCATCCAGCTGGGAGAGGCCCCCGACCCCTACGGCTGGACGGAGATCATTCCGGAGTGA
- a CDS encoding PilZ domain-containing protein, which produces MNQRRRTRVVSRKGVSLVWPGGGARGAIENVSLKGCLMVLDAGQQPPPAAPVRVVIHLEQETPDLDIAVEARLVRGDASAVALEFTEVPPESFHRLFRLVQYNAEDPEEIEAELGSSAFEEGSTVLR; this is translated from the coding sequence ATGAATCAACGCAGAAGGACTCGGGTGGTCTCCCGGAAGGGGGTTTCCCTGGTTTGGCCTGGCGGCGGGGCACGGGGCGCGATCGAGAACGTGAGCCTCAAGGGCTGCCTGATGGTGCTGGATGCGGGCCAGCAGCCCCCCCCGGCAGCCCCGGTCCGGGTGGTGATCCACCTGGAGCAGGAGACCCCCGACCTGGACATCGCGGTGGAAGCACGGCTGGTCCGGGGGGATGCCTCGGCGGTGGCCCTGGAGTTCACCGAGGTGCCGCCGGAGAGCTTCCACCGGCTCTTCCGGCTCGTCCAGTACAACGCAGAGGACCCCGAAGAGATCGAAGCCGAGCTCGGCTCGTCCGCCTTCGAGGAGGGGAGCACCGTCCTGCGCTAG
- the lptF gene encoding LPS export ABC transporter permease LptF, which produces MRVLNRYLLSECLPPLGLALAVFTFVLLMHRLLKLSDLVIAKGAPLGQVLALLGLALPALLPLLLPVSLLLAVLLAVGRLSADSEVVAMRACGVGLWDNLRPVALLSAAVCAATGAVSLWGQPLAAQSFQAALYESLKSRLTLTTETGVFTELAPGITVYAAGMDRDTDRLEDLFLHLDRGHTQGIWILARTGRLRDEGGALGLELEEGEMHQQAAPDKPYHRLRFDRYRLSIPLPAPTWTPGESEAPTAALLTRAYGPELDRRARLELHQRLALPASCLVFGLLGLSLGLHHSRGGRSRAVSLCLVVLLLYYALLTVGRTLGKDGALPPELAMWLPNFLLGALAVYAFARRNREAPLPLEEAVGSWLGRLRGLLAREHDR; this is translated from the coding sequence ATGCGCGTCCTCAACCGCTACCTGCTCAGCGAGTGCCTCCCCCCCCTGGGGCTCGCCCTGGCGGTGTTCACCTTCGTGTTGCTGATGCACCGGCTGTTGAAGCTCTCGGATCTGGTGATCGCCAAGGGCGCCCCCCTGGGCCAGGTGCTCGCGCTCCTGGGCCTCGCGCTGCCGGCCCTCTTGCCCCTGCTGCTGCCCGTGAGCCTTCTGCTGGCGGTGCTCCTGGCCGTGGGGCGCCTGAGCGCCGACAGCGAGGTCGTCGCCATGCGGGCCTGCGGGGTGGGCCTCTGGGACAACCTGCGGCCCGTGGCCCTCCTGTCCGCGGCGGTCTGCGCGGCCACGGGGGCGGTAAGCCTGTGGGGGCAGCCCCTGGCGGCCCAGAGTTTCCAGGCCGCCCTGTACGAGTCGCTCAAGAGCCGCCTGACGCTGACCACCGAGACGGGGGTGTTCACCGAGCTCGCCCCCGGCATCACGGTGTACGCCGCAGGCATGGACCGGGATACGGACCGCCTGGAGGATCTGTTTCTGCACCTGGACCGGGGGCACACCCAGGGGATCTGGATCCTCGCCCGCACCGGGAGGCTCCGGGACGAGGGAGGGGCGCTGGGCCTGGAGCTCGAGGAAGGAGAGATGCACCAGCAGGCGGCGCCCGACAAGCCCTACCACCGGCTTCGCTTCGACCGTTACCGCCTCAGCATCCCGCTTCCCGCACCCACCTGGACCCCCGGCGAGAGCGAGGCCCCCACCGCCGCCCTGCTCACCCGGGCCTACGGGCCCGAGCTGGACCGGCGGGCCCGGCTGGAGCTCCACCAGCGCCTGGCGTTGCCTGCCTCCTGTCTTGTCTTCGGGCTCCTGGGTCTCTCCCTGGGGCTGCATCACTCCCGGGGCGGGAGGAGCCGAGCGGTGAGCCTGTGCCTGGTCGTCCTGCTCCTCTACTACGCGCTGCTCACCGTGGGGCGCACCCTGGGCAAGGACGGCGCCCTGCCCCCCGAGCTCGCCATGTGGCTGCCCAATTTCCTCCTGGGCGCCCTGGCGGTCTATGCGTTCGCCCGCAGGAACCGGGAGGCACCCCTGCCCCTGGAGGAGGCGGTCGGGAGCTGGCTCGGCCGGCTGCGCGGGCTTCTGGCGCGGGAGCACGACCGGTGA
- the lptG gene encoding LPS export ABC transporter permease LptG yields MKIVDRHLSGEFGRVFAVAAATFSGLFLLVEFFEKLRVFLKYDAGAGDALLFLLARLPWMVSQVLPMATLLGTLLSLMLLARHGEITALRSAGISLPRLAAPYLACGLAVAAFNALVQEVAAPRGFAFAREVQEVRIKKRPPSSLLKTEDLWLRSEERILHVNLVTPEDGRLVGVSVAELEGNRVRRRIDAAEAHWADGGWVLHRAVVREFSADGAMAREERETLSYPLRERLEDFLLAEASPDEATWAELRRRIARYRAQGIETRSLEVALWSRTSLPLVNVIMPLLGFPFAVRAGRRGGTALALVASIFLGFAYWLSLAVGMGLGNAGVLPPALAAWAGNLLGAAAGAVLLVRAERAG; encoded by the coding sequence GTGAAGATCGTCGACCGCCACCTTTCCGGGGAGTTCGGCCGGGTCTTCGCGGTTGCCGCGGCGACCTTCTCGGGCCTCTTCCTCCTGGTGGAGTTCTTCGAGAAGCTGCGGGTGTTCCTGAAGTACGACGCCGGGGCGGGAGACGCGCTGCTCTTCCTTCTCGCCCGGCTGCCCTGGATGGTTTCCCAGGTGCTCCCCATGGCGACCCTGCTCGGGACCCTGCTCTCCCTCATGCTCCTGGCCCGCCACGGGGAGATCACCGCTCTTCGAAGCGCCGGGATTTCCCTTCCCCGGCTGGCGGCCCCGTACCTGGCCTGCGGCCTGGCCGTGGCTGCCTTCAACGCGCTGGTCCAGGAAGTGGCAGCGCCCCGGGGCTTTGCCTTCGCCCGGGAGGTTCAGGAGGTGCGGATCAAGAAGCGCCCCCCCTCGTCCCTGCTCAAGACCGAGGACCTGTGGCTGCGTTCGGAGGAGCGCATCCTCCACGTGAATCTGGTGACCCCCGAGGACGGGCGCCTCGTGGGGGTGAGCGTGGCCGAGCTCGAGGGCAACCGGGTGCGCCGGCGCATCGACGCCGCAGAGGCCCATTGGGCAGACGGGGGCTGGGTGCTGCACCGCGCGGTGGTGCGGGAGTTCTCCGCCGACGGTGCCATGGCGCGGGAAGAGCGGGAGACCCTTTCCTATCCCCTGCGGGAGCGCCTGGAGGACTTCCTCCTCGCGGAGGCGAGCCCGGACGAGGCCACCTGGGCCGAGTTGCGCCGGCGCATCGCCCGCTACCGGGCCCAGGGCATCGAGACCCGCTCCCTGGAGGTTGCCCTGTGGTCCCGGACGAGCCTGCCTCTGGTGAACGTGATCATGCCGCTGCTGGGTTTCCCCTTTGCCGTGCGCGCCGGGCGCCGCGGCGGTACGGCCCTGGCCCTGGTGGCGTCCATCTTCCTGGGGTTCGCGTACTGGCTGTCGCTGGCGGTGGGAATGGGGTTGGGCAACGCCGGAGTCCTTCCCCCGGCCCTCGCCGCGTGGGCCGGCAACCTCCTCGGGGCGGCGGCGGGCGCCGTGCTCCTGGTCCGGGCGGAGCGAGCCGGATGA
- a CDS encoding Smr/MutS family protein, whose amino-acid sequence MTWLRRLLSAAWPDRAPEIDLHGLRVPRALDAVRTALAAAQRAGAPRLRIVCGKGRGSPGGKGVLREAVAGWLEANGYAGRYRREVDRDGRDGALSVDLRGGLGCREL is encoded by the coding sequence TTGACGTGGCTTCGCCGCCTCCTCTCGGCCGCCTGGCCGGATCGGGCGCCCGAGATCGACCTGCACGGCTTGCGGGTGCCCCGGGCACTGGACGCTGTGCGCACCGCGCTCGCGGCCGCCCAGAGAGCGGGTGCGCCAAGGCTGCGGATCGTGTGCGGGAAGGGACGGGGAAGCCCCGGAGGCAAGGGGGTCCTGCGCGAGGCCGTGGCCGGCTGGCTGGAGGCCAACGGGTACGCAGGGCGCTACCGGCGGGAAGTGGACCGGGACGGGCGGGACGGAGCCCTCTCGGTGGACCTGCGAGGCGGGTTGGGCTGCCGGGAGCTCTAG
- a CDS encoding carboxymuconolactone decarboxylase family protein: MARQTFLQFEYEDVLDPRTRELCALAAAAAGGCAH; the protein is encoded by the coding sequence GTGGCTCGTCAAACCTTTCTCCAGTTCGAGTACGAAGACGTCCTGGACCCCAGGACCCGGGAGCTCTGCGCCCTGGCCGCGGCCGCGGCGGGCGGCTGTGCCCACTGA
- the selA gene encoding L-seryl-tRNA(Sec) selenium transferase, whose product MRPHEDLRRIPAVERVLQEPALRGESGAALPRPVLVEAVRDVLAGRRETLLSGICAPLDPETLARESLALAREKTAPHLVRVVNAAGVVLHTNLGRAPLAPEAVEAMGRAAGYCNLEYDLAAGSRGHRRDLVEGLLRELTGAEAALVANNNAAAVLLALAALASGREVVVSRGELVEIGGSFRIPEVLAQSGCALREVGTTNKTHLRDYERVIGPQTALLLKVHTSNYRVLGFTASVSTGDLVELGRRHGVAVVEDLGSGCLVGLEHLGLEHEPTVPEVVAAGVDVVTFSGDKLLGGPQAGLLVGRRDALDACARHPLMRALRPDKVTLAALEATLALYRDPETAWSRVPALSLLGRDPRELRARAEGLATMLRDRLGERAQVTSGEGASEVGGGSLPLQKLPTWLVEVRRPGRGVSRIEAALRRHRPPVIARIHEDALIFDPRTLGPGEDHIVADALAAALGTEDGD is encoded by the coding sequence TTGCGCCCCCACGAGGACCTGCGCCGGATCCCGGCGGTCGAGCGCGTGCTCCAGGAGCCGGCCCTCCGGGGGGAGTCCGGGGCCGCCCTGCCCCGCCCCGTGCTCGTCGAGGCGGTGCGCGACGTCCTGGCCGGTCGCCGGGAGACGCTGCTCTCGGGCATCTGCGCACCCCTGGACCCCGAGACCCTGGCCCGGGAGAGCCTGGCGCTGGCCCGGGAGAAGACCGCCCCCCACCTCGTCCGGGTCGTGAACGCGGCGGGCGTCGTGCTGCACACGAACCTCGGGCGGGCCCCCCTGGCCCCCGAGGCCGTGGAGGCCATGGGGCGCGCGGCCGGGTACTGCAATCTGGAGTACGACCTCGCGGCGGGGAGCCGCGGACACCGGCGCGACCTGGTGGAGGGTCTCCTGCGGGAGCTCACGGGGGCCGAAGCGGCCCTGGTGGCGAACAACAACGCCGCCGCGGTGCTCCTGGCTCTCGCTGCCCTGGCGTCGGGGCGGGAGGTGGTGGTGAGCCGGGGCGAGCTGGTGGAGATCGGAGGCTCCTTTCGCATTCCCGAGGTGCTCGCCCAGAGCGGGTGCGCCCTGCGGGAGGTGGGCACCACCAACAAGACCCACCTGCGGGACTACGAGCGGGTGATCGGGCCCCAGACCGCACTCCTGCTCAAGGTGCACACCTCGAACTACCGCGTCCTGGGGTTTACGGCCAGCGTCTCCACGGGGGATCTGGTGGAACTGGGCCGACGCCACGGGGTGGCGGTGGTGGAGGACCTGGGGAGCGGTTGCCTGGTGGGCCTGGAACACCTGGGTCTCGAGCACGAGCCCACGGTTCCGGAGGTGGTGGCCGCCGGCGTGGACGTGGTGACCTTTTCGGGGGACAAGCTCCTGGGAGGACCCCAGGCCGGACTCCTCGTGGGCCGGCGAGACGCCCTCGACGCCTGCGCGCGGCACCCCCTGATGCGGGCACTGCGCCCGGACAAGGTGACCCTGGCAGCCCTGGAGGCCACCCTGGCCCTGTACCGCGACCCGGAGACCGCCTGGAGCCGGGTGCCGGCCCTCTCCCTCCTGGGGCGCGATCCCCGGGAGCTCCGGGCCCGCGCCGAAGGTCTGGCGACGATGCTGCGCGATCGCCTGGGCGAACGGGCCCAGGTGACCTCCGGGGAAGGCGCCTCCGAGGTGGGAGGAGGGTCCCTCCCTCTCCAGAAGCTCCCCACCTGGCTCGTGGAGGTGCGCCGGCCGGGCCGGGGCGTCTCCCGGATCGAGGCGGCCCTTCGACGCCACCGTCCGCCCGTGATCGCGCGCATCCACGAGGACGCACTGATCTTCGACCCGCGAACCCTCGGACCCGGGGAAGACCACATCGTCGCGGACGCCCTGGCGGCGGCGCTGGGGACCGAGGACGGCGACTGA
- a CDS encoding zinc dependent phospholipase C family protein yields the protein MALTARPRTFGLAVLALAVLAPALGWAWGPATHLELGTQVLAHLGVLPLALQEALRSHPLCFLYGNIAADIVVAKRFTHYLRHCHRWTVGLEVLGRTARPAEAAFAWGYLSHLAADVVAHNYFVPYKTILSFNTRAMNHAYWEVRFDTHAPDDVWHVPYRISREMHDRNDAILKSVLSRTLLSFQTNKVLFNSVVLMGRFRKWQEIIRQTLAQSKLVLDPARVARYKQLSLDAILAFLVDREDAWCFRADPTGSQSLKAAGVIRSHLRRKYRNGHLSRQGFLDVLERYRPHLEASIYAEPNSQELVESALAILDGPPSEPRDAAA from the coding sequence ATGGCCCTCACCGCGCGCCCCCGAACCTTCGGCCTCGCGGTCCTGGCCCTCGCGGTGCTGGCGCCCGCGCTGGGCTGGGCCTGGGGGCCGGCGACCCACCTGGAGCTCGGTACCCAGGTGCTGGCCCACCTGGGCGTGCTTCCCCTGGCGCTGCAAGAGGCGCTGCGCTCCCACCCCCTGTGCTTCCTCTACGGGAACATCGCCGCCGACATCGTGGTGGCGAAGCGGTTCACGCACTATCTGCGCCACTGTCACCGCTGGACCGTGGGCCTCGAGGTGCTCGGACGCACCGCGCGCCCCGCGGAAGCGGCGTTTGCCTGGGGGTACCTCTCCCACCTGGCGGCCGACGTGGTGGCCCACAACTACTTCGTCCCGTACAAGACCATCCTGAGCTTCAATACCCGGGCCATGAACCACGCCTACTGGGAGGTGCGCTTCGATACCCATGCCCCGGACGACGTGTGGCACGTGCCCTACCGGATCAGCCGCGAGATGCACGACCGCAACGACGCGATCCTCAAGTCGGTGCTCTCCCGCACGCTGCTGTCGTTCCAGACCAACAAGGTGCTCTTCAACAGCGTGGTGCTCATGGGGCGCTTCCGGAAGTGGCAGGAGATCATCCGGCAGACCCTGGCACAGTCGAAACTGGTGCTCGACCCGGCGCGGGTGGCCCGCTACAAGCAGCTGTCCCTCGACGCGATCCTGGCCTTCCTGGTGGACCGGGAAGACGCCTGGTGTTTTCGGGCGGACCCCACCGGCAGCCAGAGCCTCAAGGCTGCCGGGGTCATCCGCAGCCATCTGCGGCGCAAGTACCGAAACGGGCATCTCTCGCGGCAAGGGTTTCTGGACGTGCTGGAGCGCTACCGGCCCCACCTGGAGGCGAGTATCTACGCCGAACCCAACTCCCAGGAACTGGTGGAATCGGCGCTCGCCATCCTGGACGGCCCGCCCTCCGAGCCCCGGGATGCGGCGGCCTGA
- the deoC gene encoding deoxyribose-phosphate aldolase → MNLSRFAESLESTLLAPTARSSDIEALCREAVEAGFAGVCVAPCRVAEAVKHLAGTPVRVVGVAGFPLGSQTARAKVAEVSELFEAGAQDVDLVFNLGLFLDGRLSPVSAELRDARRAAGSGVLKVILETGALTPAQTREAAALALGAGADFLKTSTGFGPPGARIPDVRLLRQVAGSRCGVKASGGIRTFEQAEALLAAGADRLGTSRAGALWQEAERRLGGGVRPGPVREG, encoded by the coding sequence ATGAATCTGAGCCGCTTCGCCGAGTCCCTGGAGTCGACCCTGCTCGCCCCCACCGCGCGGAGCTCGGACATCGAGGCCCTGTGCCGGGAGGCCGTCGAGGCAGGCTTCGCCGGGGTGTGCGTGGCGCCGTGCCGGGTGGCCGAAGCCGTGAAGCACCTGGCGGGTACCCCGGTCCGGGTGGTAGGCGTGGCGGGCTTTCCCCTGGGCAGTCAGACCGCGCGCGCCAAGGTGGCGGAGGTCTCCGAGCTCTTCGAGGCCGGCGCCCAGGACGTGGATCTGGTCTTCAACCTGGGCCTCTTCCTGGACGGGCGGCTCTCCCCCGTCTCGGCGGAGCTCCGCGACGCCCGCCGGGCGGCGGGAAGCGGGGTGCTCAAGGTGATCCTGGAGACCGGCGCGCTCACCCCCGCCCAGACCCGGGAGGCGGCGGCACTGGCCCTGGGCGCCGGGGCGGACTTCCTCAAGACCTCCACGGGCTTCGGCCCCCCGGGCGCCCGCATCCCCGACGTCCGGCTCCTGCGTCAGGTGGCGGGGAGCCGCTGCGGCGTCAAGGCCTCGGGGGGCATCCGCACCTTCGAGCAGGCCGAGGCCCTCCTGGCCGCCGGCGCCGACCGGCTGGGGACCTCGCGCGCGGGCGCGCTGTGGCAGGAGGCGGAGCGGAGGCTGGGAGGGGGTGTCCGTCCCGGTCCGGTCCGGGAAGGGTGA
- a CDS encoding FAD-dependent oxidoreductase: protein MSDAATYEAIVIGGGPGGLTAGMYLARAGRKTLLLERTVLGGQIAQTGHVENYPGFPEPLSGRELAERMEKQALRFGLEIQFGRAEALGVEGEWKVVTASGFPFRAPVAVVATGLVQALGIPGEEEFLGRGVSYCATCDGVLYRQRAVAVVGVSEWAMEEAHHLTRFVSTLYLVVPVGGVKPSTPLRREVLAHPAVRVVAGARPVEVVGDASGVTGLLAEIQGSGEPTRLDVDGVFVFAGKKRPGTEFLRGLVDLDDDGYVRVDEACETSVPGLYAVGDVRRRRFHQVASAVGDGCIAGMDALRHLKRGGEG from the coding sequence ATGAGCGACGCAGCGACCTACGAGGCCATCGTCATCGGCGGGGGGCCGGGGGGGCTGACGGCCGGAATGTACCTGGCGCGGGCGGGCCGAAAGACCCTGCTCCTCGAGCGCACCGTGCTGGGGGGACAAATCGCCCAGACCGGGCACGTGGAAAACTACCCCGGCTTCCCCGAGCCCTTGAGCGGGCGCGAGCTGGCAGAGCGCATGGAGAAGCAGGCCCTGCGGTTCGGCCTGGAGATCCAGTTCGGCCGGGCCGAGGCCCTGGGGGTCGAGGGGGAGTGGAAGGTGGTGACGGCCTCGGGATTTCCCTTCCGCGCCCCCGTGGCGGTGGTGGCCACGGGGCTGGTGCAGGCGCTTGGCATCCCCGGCGAGGAGGAGTTCCTGGGGCGCGGGGTGTCCTACTGCGCCACCTGCGACGGCGTCCTCTACCGGCAGCGCGCGGTGGCCGTGGTCGGGGTGAGCGAGTGGGCGATGGAGGAGGCCCACCACCTCACCCGATTCGTCTCCACCCTCTACCTGGTGGTCCCGGTGGGGGGCGTCAAGCCCTCCACGCCCCTGCGGCGCGAGGTGCTCGCCCACCCCGCGGTGCGCGTCGTGGCCGGCGCGCGCCCGGTGGAGGTCGTGGGCGACGCCTCCGGGGTGACGGGCCTGCTGGCCGAGATCCAGGGCAGCGGCGAGCCCACGCGCCTGGACGTGGACGGGGTCTTCGTCTTCGCCGGGAAGAAGCGGCCCGGCACCGAGTTCCTCCGGGGGCTGGTGGACCTGGACGACGACGGGTACGTGAGGGTGGACGAGGCCTGCGAGACCTCGGTGCCCGGGCTGTACGCCGTGGGCGACGTGCGCCGGCGCCGCTTCCACCAGGTGGCCTCCGCGGTGGGCGACGGCTGCATCGCGGGCATGGACGCGCTGCGCCACCTCAAGCGCGGAGGCGAGGGGTGA
- the plsY gene encoding glycerol-3-phosphate 1-O-acyltransferase PlsY, with protein MKWLLFLAFAYLLGSVPTGLLVARVLGGSDPRRAGSGNLGATNVGRTLGRRAGAVTLAGDALKGFLPAAWAYGVFGSPWAVAAVGLAAFLGHLFPVYLRFQGGKGVATGLGVFLALAPGSVFWAGVVFALVVWRTRMVSLGSMAAAAALPLLCAFFGHPLAVVALALAVGALVIWKHQGNVERILDGTENRIGSRI; from the coding sequence ATGAAGTGGCTGCTTTTTCTCGCGTTCGCCTATCTGCTCGGCTCCGTCCCCACGGGGCTGCTGGTGGCGCGCGTCCTCGGGGGCAGCGATCCCCGCCGTGCCGGCTCCGGCAACCTCGGCGCGACCAACGTGGGCCGCACCCTGGGGCGCAGGGCCGGCGCCGTCACCCTGGCGGGCGATGCCCTCAAGGGGTTCCTCCCGGCGGCATGGGCCTACGGGGTCTTCGGGTCTCCCTGGGCCGTGGCCGCCGTGGGGCTCGCGGCCTTTCTGGGCCACCTCTTCCCCGTCTACCTGAGGTTCCAGGGCGGCAAGGGGGTGGCCACGGGGCTCGGGGTGTTCCTGGCGCTGGCTCCCGGCTCGGTGTTCTGGGCAGGAGTCGTCTTCGCCCTCGTGGTGTGGCGCACCCGCATGGTGAGCCTCGGGAGCATGGCGGCCGCCGCGGCGCTGCCGCTCCTGTGCGCCTTCTTCGGCCACCCCCTGGCGGTGGTGGCCCTGGCCCTGGCCGTGGGTGCGCTCGTGATCTGGAAGCACCAGGGCAACGTCGAGCGCATCCTCGACGGCACGGAAAACAGGATCGGGAGCCGGATTTGA
- the dnaJ gene encoding molecular chaperone DnaJ, with the protein MAKRDYYEVLGVGRNASDAEIKKAFRKLALKWHPDRNPEHGDAEALFKEAAEAYEVLSDPARRAEYDQYGHAAPGGQRSYTDRDFDFRGNVDDLFSEIFGDIFGQRRPRGPRPERGADLRYNLTVEFEEGVFGCQRELEIPVRRSCPECGGSGARRGTTASACPECHGHGRVRFQQGFFSVERECHRCGGEGRVALDPCPECRGQGLVQQRRRLAVRIPPGVETGARLRVSGEGETGAHGGPPGDLYVVLTVRPHALFSRHGQDLVCEVPVSMGQAALGAEIEVPTLEGSARVQVPPGTQPGQVLTLKGKGVPRGEQGRRGDLKLAIQVEVPRHLTARQAELLREFEDLREEEGGSAVSRFWETVRKLFG; encoded by the coding sequence TTGGCCAAGCGAGACTATTACGAGGTCTTGGGGGTCGGGCGAAACGCCAGCGACGCCGAGATCAAGAAGGCCTTCCGCAAGCTCGCCCTCAAGTGGCACCCGGACCGGAACCCGGAGCACGGGGACGCGGAGGCGCTCTTCAAGGAGGCGGCAGAGGCCTACGAAGTGCTCTCCGATCCGGCGCGCCGTGCGGAGTACGACCAGTACGGCCATGCAGCGCCGGGAGGGCAGCGGAGCTACACGGACCGGGACTTCGACTTCCGCGGCAACGTAGACGACCTCTTCAGCGAGATTTTCGGCGACATCTTCGGCCAGCGGCGCCCCCGGGGTCCCCGCCCGGAGCGGGGGGCCGACCTGCGCTACAACCTCACGGTGGAGTTCGAGGAGGGGGTCTTCGGGTGCCAGCGGGAGCTGGAGATCCCCGTGCGCCGTTCCTGCCCCGAGTGCGGCGGGTCGGGGGCCCGGCGGGGCACGACCGCGTCTGCGTGTCCCGAGTGCCACGGCCACGGCCGCGTCCGGTTCCAGCAGGGGTTCTTCAGCGTGGAGCGCGAGTGCCACCGGTGCGGCGGGGAGGGCCGGGTGGCCCTGGACCCGTGTCCCGAGTGCCGGGGGCAGGGTTTGGTGCAGCAACGCAGGCGCCTTGCGGTGCGCATCCCCCCGGGGGTGGAGACCGGGGCGCGCCTGCGCGTCTCGGGAGAGGGGGAGACAGGTGCGCACGGCGGGCCCCCCGGGGACCTCTACGTGGTCCTCACCGTGCGCCCCCACGCGCTCTTCTCCCGCCACGGGCAGGACCTGGTGTGCGAGGTCCCGGTCTCCATGGGGCAGGCCGCCCTCGGGGCCGAGATCGAGGTGCCCACGCTGGAGGGCTCGGCGCGCGTCCAGGTGCCGCCCGGTACCCAGCCCGGTCAGGTTCTGACCCTCAAGGGCAAGGGGGTGCCCCGGGGAGAGCAGGGCCGGCGAGGCGACCTCAAGCTCGCCATCCAGGTGGAGGTGCCCCGGCACCTCACCGCCCGGCAGGCCGAGCTCCTGCGGGAGTTCGAGGACCTGCGGGAGGAGGAGGGCGGCTCGGCGGTGAGCCGCTTCTGGGAGACGGTGCGCAAGCTCTTCGGGTAG